TCTGTAAAGTTACCTTATCCAGAGTATAAACATGTTCCACCAATAGAAGTTGAATTAATTGTTATAGCtaatctaattattattccttCAGAAGTTACAATGATGCAATATGATAATTTCaagtataaaataatgcaggtatttatatacaatatatcaaaattcaaAACTAGCTATCGTACCATTAACAGTACTATCAATCGAGAAATTAGTGTTGTAAAGAATTGAATTGTATTTTAGGTTCATCAAGGTCGTTTGGAAATAATCAATCTTCCTTCTAGTCAGTATTATTTAGAAGCTGAAAATCCAGATatgttagaaattaataatgatataagtACTGCCTATGCGCTTTCGTTAGGCAGAACTAAAGTATTTCTACatgataaaaatgttcgaGATGAATATCCGGTTATTTTACCTTCTGCTGTGGTCAATGTAAATAGTGTAACATATATTTCTCTGGCAGTTTTACCAAATAGAAATTGGGGATTGATTTTAGGACAAATGCATGAGATCATTGTTGAATTATATGATAAGTATgttaaatcaatatataaatggatattaaaaagtcgattatattaaatatctttttaacttttagtAAAGATCACAAATTTCATATTGGCGAAGGTATTGAAGTATCTATTAAAGtggatgaaaattattttgatccAAAATTTGTATCACAAAATGGAACTTATCTCGTTGGTGTTCCTATTGCTTGCGGAACAATGTTAGTACAAGCTTCTTTATATGGAATAACAGATAAgcatggaaaaaaaatcgcTCTTCCTTCACCACTTTCCACAGAAGCAGAACTTGTGATACACACGCCTGTAACAGTTCGTCCTCATGTATTAGCTGTTCCATGGGATTCTAAAAGTAAATCGCGGTATGCCAAATTATATCACatttaactataataaatacattttcttattgaaaagaaataatatttatataatgagaataaatattatcctAGATATGACATAGCTTTAAAAGCAAATGGTGGTGATGGTTCGTATGTATGGATAAGCAGGCATTCATCCATAGTAACAGTTTCTCAAAGTGGAGGTATAAGAATTTTGGCTCCAGGATCTTCAGAAATAATCGTCGCGATGTCAAGAAATCAGTATAACAAAGATACGGCAAAAATACACGTATTACTACCGTCAAAATTGAAAATCATAGAGTATAGTATTGAGGCAGCTGTTGGCGAACCTATACATTTGCATATTGCGTTATATGGAAAATTAACTAATGGATCGGATAGCAAAGAAATTCCATTTAATGATTGCAAAGATATCAATTTTGAAACATTTATTCCTGATGGTAATTTTGCACAGAATTTTAGCAAAGATGTGCAACCTATCGGAGTGTCATGTGCTGTAATTACAATTATCAGTTCAAGCGTTGGTATATCTCAAGTCACTGTAGCATACAATGCCAATGGACAATATTTAACAGATAACATAACTGTGTCGGCGTATGAACCATTAGTAATTGTACATcctaaaaaaagagaaacgttacTTGCCGTTGGTTCttctagaaaaataatattcaaaggTGGTCCTCATCCATGGTCTAGTAAAGCACAAAGCTATTCACGGAAAATGCAAAgttctaatgaaaaaattgcCGAAGTAATAGAGCATACACATTCGTTAAGTATATCGTACGATATATCTGTGTTTGAAGTACTTTGCAAAACATTGGGAGAAGTAATATTGACGTACACAGTTTCGAACGTTCCTCTCTTACCAAATTGTAAAAGTACTTATGCAATGCAAACAGCACGAGTTACTTGTGGAAAACcaagatatatttatcttcaaCCAGAAGTTAAAGACAGTAATAGTTGTCCGCTCAAACAAAATTCAGATAAAATATTAGCTCACAGCGATAAAagtcaaaaatttattataatagtaaagGACGAAGATGGAAGGCAATTCGATAACATTACGAGTTTAAACATAGAATGGAATATAAAACCTTCTGCTGCTGGTCACGTGGAAACTTCAACTGGCTCCATAGAAGAAACGTTTACAGATATGCAAGTAGTTTTGCCAAAGAGACATTACCAAAATATTGCATTTACGAAACGTTTtggaatatttacaatatgtgCTATAATAACTGGATATGAAAAACATATTCTTGGAAAATTACGAATAACGCCAGAATGGCCGGCATTTCCTGTTCAAAATGATAAAGGCAATATCGAAACACCTTTAATAGAGAATTGTGTTGAAATAACATTGGTAAATGATACAATTCTTAGtccaaataaattaatcattttaaatgatccaaatggaaaatattacttaaaaGTTAGTCAAGGTTCTGGatattacgaatttattttaagttCGAACGATGTCGCTGACGTTCGATACATGGAGCCTACAAAAGTAATCAGTGTTACACCAAAAAAAGCAGGAACAGTTCATATAGCGTTAAGAGATCTTTGTTTACCATCGAAGGAAGCAGAAGCTATTATTGAAGTTCAACAATTAGCTATAATAGAGACAGATGTTgtcaataaaatcgaaaaggGAAAATGTGTAATAGCTGCACTTAAATTATTAGATACTaatggaaatataataaaattaccaTCTTTAAATGCATTGAATTTTAAAGcaaaattcgaaaataaatatatcgagatCAAACAATTGTCTCTAAACGAACATGGTAATCCACCGTACGATCAAATGCTATATAAAGTATCTGGCGTTAATGAAGGTGAATCTCAATTAACTTTCGTTAGCGAAGCAAATGAACAAGAGATACAAAGTGAACCAATCTCGATTcaagtttttcttcctttaaaaaTACATCCGAAAAATCTAACAATATTAATCGGAACAATCTATCAAATCCAAACAATAGGCGGTCCTACGAATGCtgaaatagaattttcaacaaaaaataacgaaattttGAGTATCGATCATAATGGGGTTTTTGAAGGGAAATCGAACGGACAAACCAAAATTATTGCAAGAGCTATTGGTCTTAAtgcaaaaggaaataaaatcatttattccGAAGATTATACTACTATTCATGTATTATATCTTGAgggaataaaaattgttacacCTGTGACACGTGTAAAAGTGGGAGGTACTTTTCCACTTTGGGCATTTGGTATCCCAGAATATTTAACACCCCTTATAATAGGATCTATGCAGTTGCCGTTATCTTTTTCATGGTCTTCTA
This is a stretch of genomic DNA from Vespula vulgaris chromosome 2, iyVesVulg1.1, whole genome shotgun sequence. It encodes these proteins:
- the LOC127073073 gene encoding nuclear pore membrane glycoprotein 210, with translation MEGKRSRRTINGSTLSTATMVSTVFFLFIFLLCATKDVTTHRLNVPRVLLPVFNDFAINFTLEVTDGGCYQWSTSRLDIIQLIPISENFDKSCSSSIMIQTITRESTRNTAIVLAEDVNTGQLLRCDVIVDAIFSLNLVTTTRELYIEEAPEAFEVRAYDEQGNEFTTLAGVEFLWSIGNADKRTQSDNKIPGNVLRFLTYQESQYETPLTVVELDAAGKKGHVVLLEGIRTGTAKVSVKLPYPEYKHVPPIEVELIVIANLIIIPSEVTMMQYDNFKYKIMQVHQGRLEIINLPSSQYYLEAENPDMLEINNDISTAYALSLGRTKVFLHDKNVRDEYPVILPSAVVNVNSVTYISLAVLPNRNWGLILGQMHEIIVELYDNKDHKFHIGEGIEVSIKVDENYFDPKFVSQNGTYLVGVPIACGTMLVQASLYGITDKHGKKIALPSPLSTEAELVIHTPVTVRPHVLAVPWDSKSKSRYDIALKANGGDGSYVWISRHSSIVTVSQSGGIRILAPGSSEIIVAMSRNQYNKDTAKIHVLLPSKLKIIEYSIEAAVGEPIHLHIALYGKLTNGSDSKEIPFNDCKDINFETFIPDGNFAQNFSKDVQPIGVSCAVITIISSSVGISQVTVAYNANGQYLTDNITVSAYEPLVIVHPKKRETLLAVGSSRKIIFKGGPHPWSSKAQSYSRKMQSSNEKIAEVIEHTHSLSISYDISVFEVLCKTLGEVILTYTVSNVPLLPNCKSTYAMQTARVTCGKPRYIYLQPEVKDSNSCPLKQNSDKILAHSDKSQKFIIIVKDEDGRQFDNITSLNIEWNIKPSAAGHVETSTGSIEETFTDMQVVLPKRHYQNIAFTKRFGIFTICAIITGYEKHILGKLRITPEWPAFPVQNDKGNIETPLIENCVEITLVNDTILSPNKLIILNDPNGKYYLKVSQGSGYYEFILSSNDVADVRYMEPTKVISVTPKKAGTVHIALRDLCLPSKEAEAIIEVQQLAIIETDVVNKIEKGKCVIAALKLLDTNGNIIKLPSLNALNFKAKFENKYIEIKQLSLNEHGNPPYDQMLYKVSGVNEGESQLTFVSEANEQEIQSEPISIQVFLPLKIHPKNLTILIGTIYQIQTIGGPTNAEIEFSTKNNEILSIDHNGVFEGKSNGQTKIIARAIGLNAKGNKIIYSEDYTTIHVLYLEGIKIVTPVTRVKVGGTFPLWAFGIPEYLTPLIIGSMQLPLSFSWSSSDSTLLSLHNMYEGTGINIRYQNEVSIRARALEAGLVTIYLNVTVPSNVLTGLRNEMTYTTFVKIEIFEELHLINPALPSGSSLILMSPNSMLKLQTNWDKHGSVTYQIISTSQQNNSKDQNALNLASKSFTVDNGVIKSGDHFGRTIISITNVETYNVKQTLTVVVDVKPIHYMMLSLHSKLRIRSGEELNMLPKGMELDYIVEYYDNVGMKFHAAETNIKTTLNRVDLATFTTNPGNLITTKFIENGELVVKIFSDKYSQGMFDYVHMRLGDIVFPTKTTLTVGDIVCFSMPLLSSDGDPGYWQSTAPEILIIDPITGIARARNIGHAVVKHSLASHMQGEIEVTIQAISKVSIVPLRGKNVTGFEIFSVPLVLKSKDEQIKENNVLSRGLGGCRTYSSFTLTSFPYTCNIQLVPSSSIGAKDMFLVKPRFSIVTGFYYCDIIPMGSPNVALSTLEARIQISARSRDIEAIPLELTYLPPIYVSTKEILFINPHSQTVPIATLDIFGLRSVLEHVTIEVPDGITISGQLISKSGIQYRLRLMNNQDDIQGQKIMIANELTKQNISLFIRISKYDHFMPFSGIQWVDYVYFHRYTFGTFAVIVITCFYVWKNKVTNVDLTIKNKSVFADKCPPPIRKTSTPYSTTINTSNMSSPRSPTTPLRPFSAFEPVYGDPRGLFTPSVRRNRTLN